The sequence TATAATGATTCAAAAATCAAATTTAAGTGTCCAAAAAAAGGGTGTCACAAGGCATGTGTCTACAGTCCTTAGTAAAAAGTACTCCcgccataaagaaatataagagcgtgaGGGAGTACAAATCCAAATTTGAAACACAGATGATTTTTGAAAGATAGTAGACATATGTCCTGTGAACATTCAGAATTTTCTGAAACATCCAAATTTATTTTTTTGTGGCATGGTACCATGTAATACATCATGGTATCACAGTATATTTCCCACACATTGTAACTGAAGAGTTTACAGGAACAGTCGGAAAAACAATTACAGAATTTAGTTTCAAATTGCCATGACACTCGCGACACAAATCTTTTGGGTAAGCTGACAAAAATCTAAATGCACCATCTATTGAATCACTCGAGACATCCtttgaaaaggaaaaggaaaaagggcTGAAAAGGGACTTCGAGAAACACAAGCATTTACAATTCCGGCAGCAGCTTAAACAATCTACCACAAATGTGGCCAGATGCCATGCGATGACCAAAGGCCCCCCCACCCATGACCAGCTCTATCGACGACAAATGTGATTGCTGTGCCGATGTCTTGAGGCTGGTGTTTAACAAGAGCAATCACATTATGTACCACGACGGGTCTCAAACCTTCCCAAGCTCATACGGCTAAATGGTTGTCGATATCAAAGCTACGGAGATCCGAAGGGCCGGCCCCGATCCTGCAAATGTAAGTAGGACAAGTTATGCACTTATGCTACAACATATTTTGAGAAAAAAAGATGGCATGTCATAAGTAATTTAAGTACAATAATTGATTGTGGAACAGCTGCACGCGTGATATCGTGGAAAGCTGGAAGGTGGATTATGCGTAGAGCAAATAGCAAACTAGCAAATGTTCTCGAGTATTAACGGGTCGAGGGCTATTGATCTTGACAACGACCACAGGCCATGATGAAGTGATTTGTACCTCTTGTTTATTGTGCAATAATGGAATTTGATGTTCCCAGCCTTGACATCTTCAATATACTGCAACATTTTGTACAGATGTAAGAAGCTTATGATGTCAAAAGACTGAAAACTATAACTTGCTGGAAGACACAATGCTTGAACTGGAGGAGGGGGTGTACCATTCTCAAAGTGACGATGATTGAAGAAAATGCCAGAGAATCGAATGGTATATCATCCAAAGCAAAAAGTGCACATTCTAGCGACTCGGATCCAGGTGAGAAACAGGGGGTCTTCATTCTTGCTCGGAAAATAATGTAACTCTACTGCATGTCATCACAATACACAAGAAGAATCCACTTAGTAGTGTATTAAGTTAAGCATGAATTGACCCATTAGGCTGCTTTTCACTCACTTGGCCAATTAGCGGAATATCCAACTGAGCAAAAGGTGAGACTATCTCTACATCTGCACAAGCTTCTTCCAACGTTTCCCTTGAGGCTCCTTCTGCTGCAGACTCTCCGACTTCCAAATAACCAGCAGGAAGAGTCCTGTTGATGTAACCTTGATTAGAATGACAGACCAGCCCCAAAATGACAATGTTCTTAGAGAAAACAGAAATGCTTTGCAAATGCAAATCAAAGAATGTGGCAGAAAGCAATTGGAAATAAAACGTACTAGTGCATTAGAGAGAGAAAATAAGAGGTCCGTTAAAAAGGAAAGGAGCAATCCTGAACTGAGGAAAAAATAACAACAAAACAAACACCATTGCTGTAACATATAAAGACATATGCAGTTTCACACCACAAATAGTACAAGCAAATAATTCTGTACATACTTCCTATGGACGTAAAATTCATTTTGGTACTTTTTTTTGACAGGAAATTGATTTTGGTACTACATATACAGGCAAGAAAAACATGTTATGATAATAACTGTAAAACATAGTACACCCATGCAGCTCGCCAGTATGGTACAGACAACACCAGAAAGCATGATCATATCCAACAAAATGGACTCGTCAAAGGTAGCTTACCAAAGGCCATAAGCCGGTTCAATCTTTCTTCTGCAAAGGAGGACCTTGTTATCATGCTCCACAAGGCAACCGACAACCTACAAAAGATGACACAGATTAGTGAAAAACGAATGGGTAAAAGCTAATACACACCTACAAATGTTATAGGGCATATAATTTTGTGTTGTTGAACAGTGACAGATATCAGGTCTGTGCAGTGGAACTCAGAAGCAGTTGGCATTCAAAGCAAGCAAACCACAGTATCTCGGTTCTAAATGCATATGCACATATTGTCTGAACTCTGAAGATGGCGCCTATTCATACTCTGTTCTTCAGTTCATACCATTTTGGGGTTCTCGTAGTGCACTCTCCCACAAGAAGAACAGACAGCCCTCATCTTCTCATCCCCGTCTGGTACGGCCAATTTCGTCGGACTTCCACAAGCTGGGCAGAAAGGGATCCTCGACTTGGGCACCTGCATTAGCGGTGGTTAGGAGTGTATTCGGTCAGCAACATGCGTTTAAACCAGCTAGAGGGCTAGAGCAACGAGTATTATTATCTCATGAAACCAAAGCTGTTATCCACTAATTTCGATCCTGAATCGATGCCGCATCCACCCACACGCACGGTAGATAATTGTGCTAGGGAGACGGAGCACCATGGTTGCAACCAACAGAGGATGCCTCGTGGCTCACAGTTGCTAAGGCAGGCATCCCTTCCCATCCACCAGTTGCTAAGTCAACGCGCTAGATGGTTCCATCCACGGCGATTATTCTACGGCCTCAGAATCTCAGCTCCGACACCAGCGACGCCGGCAGCCGGGCGCCGGTCAGATATCATACGGACGGACGCGTGAGGAGGAGGCAGGCTCACCgcaggggccggcggcggcgagggggcggaGGTGGAGCTGGCGCCGGCGCCGGAGTGGTTGGAGGCCGACATCCGGAgcgggcggaggcgggcggcggcggcggcggtgcggggcaggggcggcgcgcggcgggcgaggATGCGGGCGGcgtgggggaggaggaggtggtgggatCTGAGGAGGAGCATGGCGGTCGGGCGGGTTTAGTAGGGAGGGGGGAGGTTGGTTGGTGGCGTGGCGTGGGGATGGGAGGAGGACGGCGACTCGGGGAAGGGGAGGCTGCGCGGTGAGGTCGGCCGCGGAACACGTCGGCTCGGTCGGCGGGCGGTGGTGATTCGGCTGGGTGGCCGGTGGCTATTGGGCGACGCGGCGGGACGGGGGTGGGTCGCCACCGGTGACGGGGCCGGCGCGCTGGATAAACAATTGGGGAAGATGGCGTGGCGGGTTTATCCTCGGTGTCTTTGGTCCTCGTGGAAGACATTTTTGAAGGGGGGTGGAtgcctttcttcttttcttgttccaACCGGATCGCCTCATTTTCCCATTACTTTCCGAATTCCGCAGCAGCGAAGTTCATGCACAGAgtgaaaaggaagaaagaaaatggCAAAAAACGAGACAATACGTTCAACTGTGGTGTACAATCCTACTAAGTtgccgtgttgggtgcaagtattttacTTTGTTTGTGTGCAGCTGTTGCTTATCTTGGTAGTCTAAAAGCTTTTGtcggttcgataaaccttggttctaaTTGAGAGAAAGCTTTACTGCTATCCTTGGGGTACCTCCTCCCGTTTACCCAAGAAGGGGTTCAAATTCTTGATAAACTGAGTGTTATCCAAAAAAATTTAATTGATTTGAGTAAAAATGGAGAAACTCCTAATTCTAATTTGAAGCGTATGAGTTCTCATTTAATAACTTGTAATAAAAAGCTTGAAACTCTTGATATTTTCTTTGTTTATTTTGAGAATTCTGGAAGCTCTTTGTCTATAGATCCTAATATTGATAAAGATATTAATGGGAACCGTAAGGAGCCATGTGGATTTGAAAGAAATCTTCACTTAAAAAGAGCTGGTAAAGTATTGAATGATGATAAAACTTGATGCATGCATTATGCCTTGCTagaggggcattaaacaatagcacttgttggaaggcaacccaatatttatctttAAATTTGTGCTTTTGTTTGCTGAGCCTGCATAATTATTGCTATTGTAGTAATTATGTTTgtatcttttattttgttttcgTGCCAACTTAAGACCTTGGGATGTTGCAAATGCTTGTTTATTAGGTTCTGTGCAGAAACATAAACATTTTTTCATCCACTGTCTGAATTTTCATTCTGTACTGGAGAGTGATCAATTTCTAACTTTTTTACAAATTACTATGTTACAAATTCTTTGTGATGTCCTACTTTTTCAGAATTTTCGGACTTATCGAAGTATGTGTAAATATTAGATCTTTATgtattgttctatttttgacagatttgtTGATATGTTTTCTTTATCTGCTTGTTTTAAAGTTTCCATGACCTATATTGGGGGGTATAAATTGTGAAAATGATAGGATACAATAGACATTGTTTGGAAATAAATATGCATCTTGTATTGACAGTACACGAGTAAATGATTTATTTTATatgtactaacctatctcatgaattCTGTTAAGTTTTCTGTGGATGAAGTTTTAAGATCGAGGTGAGACAACAATATGAAGAGAACAAGGAGCGGCAAGATCCTAATCTCAGGGATGCCCTAAGCACCcctaaggtaaaattcaaggagacTCAAACGTCTAAccttggggattccccggtaggcatcccctctttcgtcttcaaaaatTACCGGTATTACTCGGTTGGACCTACTTTTTTATTTattcacatgatatatgttttgcttagagcgtcatttgcttttatttgaattttatttgctgGTTTCTACAATCACtgtgtcggtggaaaacgacacctatgggatcatgaggatcccttctgcggttgcggggcgcggggttgtgagaagagcaggattagcaatcagcacaaggatcgtttacccaggttcgggccgcggggatgcgtaaaatcctagtcctgctttggtggatgtattgagtgttcttgagctctcgaactagctacggtggctgcatggttccaaagagccgaatccctctccaatacgccatgggcctccttttatagtcgaaaggggcggccacagtggcacacaggaggtggaaagacctacagtgctatgagcttatcgctcgtattacaggacaaggcgcatttaatgtgtagcttaggtgtcctcttgctttatcggggacggggccgaggcccgtcccgtccgtcggcgctcctcctcgcttcgacacacgccctggccagcgatgcatgcggtgccatgtaggcaggcaagcagctgaggtggtgtagtagtggagcctccacgaagatctgcat comes from Triticum aestivum cultivar Chinese Spring chromosome 5B, IWGSC CS RefSeq v2.1, whole genome shotgun sequence and encodes:
- the LOC123113034 gene encoding nudix hydrolase 23, chloroplastic; translated protein: MLLLRSHHLLLPHAARILARRAPPLPRTAAAAARLRPLRMSASNHSGAGASSTSAPSPPPAPAVPKSRIPFCPACGSPTKLAVPDGDEKMRAVCSSCGRVHYENPKMVVGCLVEHDNKVLLCRRKIEPAYGLWTLPAGYLEVGESAAEGASRETLEEACADVEIVSPFAQLDIPLIGQSYIIFRARMKTPCFSPGSESLECALFALDDIPFDSLAFSSIIVTLRMYIEDVKAGNIKFHYCTINKRIGAGPSDLRSFDIDNHLAV